A genome region from Archaeoglobus fulgidus DSM 4304 includes the following:
- the srp54 gene encoding signal recognition particle protein SRP54: MALESLKEVARKIAGSSSIDKKFVEEMVKEIQRALIKADVNVRQVKEISDAIKKRALSEDVLPALNAKEQILKIVYEELLRGVGEGLEIPLKKAKIMLVGLQGSGKTTTTAKMAKYFKDRGMKVAVVAADTWRPAAYEQLRQLAEEYGITFYGEKGEKDAVKIVKNALEKLKDHDMIIIDTAGRHALEDELIDEMIKIAEVARPDYKLLVLDAAIGQLASKQAQAFHEAIGINGIIITKFDGTAKGGGALSAARQIGIPIAFIGTGEKVEDFERFDPAGFVSRLLGMGDIKALMEKIERIASEEELDPEAFLKGTFTLKDIYKQIEAMNKMGPVRKIFEMLPFGLGLKVDNDVMEMTQEKMKKFRVIMDSMTEEELLNPKIIDSSRIRRIAIGSGTSPQEVKELLNYYKTMKNLMKKMKKNKLPIKGLGKLGF, from the coding sequence ATGGCTCTTGAATCTCTCAAGGAAGTTGCAAGGAAAATTGCGGGGTCATCGAGCATTGATAAGAAATTCGTCGAGGAGATGGTTAAGGAGATACAGAGAGCCCTCATCAAGGCTGATGTCAATGTCAGGCAGGTTAAGGAAATCAGCGATGCGATAAAGAAAAGGGCTCTAAGCGAGGACGTTCTTCCCGCTCTCAACGCAAAGGAGCAGATTCTCAAAATCGTTTACGAGGAGTTGCTCAGGGGAGTGGGAGAGGGGCTTGAGATACCGCTGAAAAAGGCCAAGATTATGCTCGTCGGTCTTCAGGGGAGCGGTAAGACCACAACAACGGCCAAAATGGCCAAATACTTCAAAGACAGGGGGATGAAGGTTGCTGTTGTTGCAGCCGACACATGGAGACCTGCAGCCTACGAGCAGCTAAGGCAGCTTGCGGAGGAGTACGGAATAACGTTCTACGGCGAGAAGGGGGAAAAAGATGCGGTCAAAATAGTCAAAAACGCGCTGGAAAAGCTCAAAGACCACGACATGATAATCATAGACACAGCCGGAAGGCATGCGCTCGAAGATGAGCTGATTGATGAGATGATAAAGATTGCAGAGGTTGCGAGGCCGGACTACAAGCTGCTCGTGCTTGATGCAGCGATAGGCCAGCTTGCAAGCAAGCAAGCTCAGGCGTTTCACGAGGCTATAGGAATCAATGGCATAATCATCACGAAGTTCGATGGAACGGCGAAGGGTGGTGGTGCTTTGTCGGCAGCGAGGCAGATTGGAATACCGATAGCATTCATAGGAACGGGAGAGAAGGTGGAGGACTTCGAACGCTTTGATCCCGCTGGCTTCGTTTCGAGACTGCTTGGAATGGGAGATATCAAGGCGCTAATGGAGAAGATTGAGAGGATTGCAAGCGAGGAGGAGCTAGATCCTGAAGCATTCCTGAAGGGAACCTTCACGCTGAAAGACATTTACAAGCAGATAGAGGCAATGAACAAAATGGGGCCGGTTAGAAAGATTTTCGAGATGCTCCCCTTTGGCCTGGGATTGAAGGTTGATAATGACGTAATGGAGATGACGCAGGAGAAAATGAAGAAATTCAGAGTGATTATGGATTCGATGACTGAGGAGGAGTTGCTGAATCCAAAAATCATCGATTCTTCGAGGATAAGGAGGATAGCAATCGGGAGCGGAACCTCTCCTCAGGAGGTCAAGGAGCTTCTGAACTACTACAAGACGATGAAGAACCTTATGAAGAAGATGAAGAAGAACAAGCTGCCAATAAAGGGTCTGGGGAAGCTGGGTTTCTGA
- a CDS encoding ATP-dependent DNA ligase, whose protein sequence is MLFAEFAEFCERLEKISSTLELTARIAAFLQKIEDERDLYDVVLFITGKVYPPWDERELGVGIGLLYEALENVSGVKRSEIESMIREYGDLGLVAEQLIKKKKMTTLAFEELTVRKVRETFDEIASLTGEGSMKRKIMLLTGLYGLATPLEARYLTRLILNEMRLGVGEGIMRDAIARAFRADPETVERAYMITNDLGRVAVVAKKEGEEGLRKMKIEIHIPVRMMLAQVAESLESAVREMRTAAVEWKFDGSRVQVHWDGSRVTIYSRRLENVTNALPDIVEEIKKSVKPGVILDGEVIAVKEGKPMPFQHVLRRFRRKHDVAKMVEKIPLEAHFFDILYHDGECIDLPLRERRKLLESAVNESEKIKLAKQIVTDSVDEVRKMYDEAISAGHEGVMIKLPSSPYIPGKRGKNWLKVKAIMETLDLVVVGGEWGEGKRSHWLSSFELACLDPVTGKLLKVGRVATGFTEEDLEELTEMFRPLIVSQQGKKVEFIPKYVFEVAYQEIQKSPKYESGYALRFPRFVRLRDDKDVDEADTIERVENLYKLQFEVKRQ, encoded by the coding sequence ATGTTGTTTGCCGAGTTTGCCGAGTTCTGCGAAAGGCTCGAAAAAATATCGTCAACACTTGAGCTTACCGCGAGGATAGCTGCGTTTCTTCAAAAAATTGAGGATGAGAGAGACCTTTATGACGTTGTCCTTTTTATCACCGGCAAGGTTTACCCGCCGTGGGATGAGAGGGAGCTTGGTGTCGGGATTGGATTGCTCTACGAGGCTCTTGAAAACGTAAGCGGAGTCAAGAGAAGCGAGATAGAGAGTATGATAAGGGAGTACGGAGACCTCGGTCTCGTTGCGGAGCAGCTGATAAAGAAGAAGAAAATGACAACCCTCGCCTTCGAGGAGCTTACAGTGAGGAAAGTGAGGGAGACCTTCGATGAGATCGCATCTTTGACGGGAGAAGGGAGCATGAAAAGAAAGATTATGCTCCTCACCGGCCTCTACGGTCTCGCAACTCCACTAGAGGCGAGGTACCTTACAAGGCTGATTTTGAATGAGATGCGCCTTGGTGTTGGAGAGGGCATAATGAGGGATGCTATAGCCAGAGCTTTCAGGGCGGATCCGGAAACGGTTGAGAGGGCTTACATGATCACCAACGACCTCGGCAGGGTGGCAGTGGTTGCCAAGAAAGAGGGCGAGGAGGGCTTGAGGAAAATGAAGATAGAGATTCACATTCCGGTCAGAATGATGCTCGCACAGGTTGCTGAGAGCCTCGAAAGCGCAGTTAGAGAGATGAGAACAGCGGCGGTGGAGTGGAAGTTCGACGGGAGCAGAGTTCAGGTTCACTGGGATGGGAGCAGAGTTACAATCTACTCAAGAAGGCTTGAGAACGTTACCAACGCCTTGCCGGACATAGTGGAGGAGATAAAGAAGAGCGTCAAGCCGGGCGTCATTCTTGACGGAGAAGTTATTGCGGTCAAGGAAGGAAAGCCGATGCCGTTTCAACATGTGCTGAGAAGGTTCAGGAGAAAGCACGATGTGGCAAAGATGGTTGAGAAAATACCGCTTGAAGCTCACTTCTTTGACATTCTCTACCACGATGGAGAGTGCATAGACCTTCCGCTGAGGGAGAGGAGAAAGCTACTGGAATCCGCAGTAAATGAGTCGGAGAAAATCAAACTGGCGAAGCAGATAGTTACGGACAGTGTTGATGAGGTAAGAAAGATGTACGATGAGGCTATCAGCGCAGGGCACGAGGGAGTGATGATCAAGCTACCCTCATCCCCCTACATTCCGGGGAAGAGGGGCAAGAACTGGCTTAAGGTCAAGGCGATAATGGAAACTCTCGACCTCGTTGTGGTTGGAGGAGAGTGGGGAGAGGGAAAAAGGAGTCACTGGTTAAGCTCCTTTGAGCTCGCCTGCCTTGATCCGGTAACGGGCAAACTGCTTAAGGTAGGAAGGGTCGCCACGGGCTTCACTGAGGAGGATCTGGAGGAGCTGACAGAGATGTTCAGACCCCTCATCGTCTCGCAGCAGGGGAAGAAGGTGGAGTTCATCCCGAAGTACGTTTTCGAGGTTGCGTATCAGGAGATTCAGAAAAGCCCGAAATACGAGAGCGGTTATGCGCTGAGATTCCCCAGGTTCGTCAGACTGAGGGATGATAAGGATGTTGACGAGGCGGATACGATAGAGAGGGTTGAGAACCTTTATAAGCTACAGTTCGAGGTAAAGAGACAATGA
- a CDS encoding stage II sporulation protein M has product MNDERRFVIASSLLLTILFTASVYAGYTAGQDYPIEKELKRFFEYLGGFFDNPIILALIIFANNAGKSLIAMLAGFFFGIFPIAFVMLNGYIVGVVISWREPDWGLAKVVLAIIPHGILEIPAIIIACAYGVWLGYRFYLALFRGEEFKKYLLRAVRVYVKLVLPILLIAAFVEAFITPVVVGAA; this is encoded by the coding sequence ATGAATGACGAGAGAAGGTTCGTAATCGCATCATCTTTGCTCCTCACCATCCTTTTCACAGCATCAGTCTATGCCGGATACACAGCAGGGCAGGATTACCCGATTGAGAAGGAGCTGAAAAGGTTCTTCGAGTACTTAGGAGGATTCTTCGATAATCCGATAATTCTCGCCCTCATCATCTTCGCAAACAACGCTGGCAAATCGCTGATCGCCATGCTTGCCGGCTTCTTCTTCGGCATATTTCCTATTGCATTCGTGATGCTTAACGGTTACATTGTTGGAGTTGTTATTTCGTGGAGAGAGCCTGACTGGGGTCTGGCAAAGGTCGTTCTTGCAATCATACCGCATGGAATCCTCGAAATTCCGGCTATTATTATCGCATGCGCTTACGGGGTGTGGCTGGGATACAGATTCTACTTAGCATTGTTCAGAGGGGAGGAATTCAAGAAGTATCTGCTCAGAGCGGTAAGGGTTTACGTTAAACTGGTTTTACCGATTCTGCTCATCGCGGCCTTTGTTGAAGCTTTTATAACGCCAGTGGTCGTTGGAGCAGCATGA
- a CDS encoding D-aminoacyl-tRNA deacylase → MKLVVCSESDTAGQNIKDNLLTFADFEEKDVGEFKLYLSDEFYIAETKERLIYADHIDEKLAKYIDFEEILFASRHSSKDGRKIFTVHVSGNVGTADFGGKPYSLAKPSPQTMKNYVLALRERLDRKPEFEFTMEVTHHGPSEISKPSAFYEIGSTEEEWKDREAAEVVAEAMLDAIRAEKMDWNVAVGVGGTHYAPRQTEIMLTTTFTFGHNFAKYTFEHLTAEFLVKAVKLSEAEYIIIDEKSVNSAVKKIVNEAAEVAGVEVLKSKKVKKDFRLV, encoded by the coding sequence ATGAAACTCGTGGTTTGCAGTGAAAGTGACACCGCAGGTCAGAACATCAAAGATAATTTACTCACCTTTGCCGACTTCGAAGAAAAGGATGTGGGGGAGTTCAAACTCTACCTTTCAGACGAGTTTTACATAGCCGAAACAAAGGAGAGGCTCATCTACGCCGACCACATCGACGAAAAACTGGCAAAGTACATCGATTTTGAGGAAATTCTTTTCGCCTCAAGGCACAGCAGCAAGGACGGCAGAAAGATTTTCACCGTACACGTTTCGGGAAATGTCGGGACCGCAGACTTCGGGGGAAAGCCCTACAGCCTTGCAAAGCCATCCCCGCAAACGATGAAGAACTACGTTCTCGCCTTAAGGGAAAGGCTGGACAGAAAGCCGGAATTCGAGTTCACAATGGAGGTCACGCACCACGGCCCATCTGAGATATCCAAGCCTTCGGCGTTCTACGAAATCGGCTCAACTGAGGAGGAATGGAAAGACAGAGAGGCTGCAGAAGTAGTCGCAGAGGCAATGCTGGATGCGATAAGGGCAGAAAAGATGGACTGGAATGTTGCGGTTGGTGTTGGAGGGACGCATTACGCTCCAAGGCAGACCGAAATCATGCTCACCACAACCTTTACCTTCGGTCACAACTTCGCAAAGTACACCTTCGAGCACCTGACAGCCGAATTTCTGGTTAAGGCAGTAAAGCTGAGCGAGGCTGAGTACATTATCATCGACGAGAAGTCCGTGAACTCAGCGGTGAAGAAAATCGTGAATGAAGCTGCAGAGGTTGCGGGTGTTGAAGTTCTGAAGAGCAAAAAAGTAAAGAAGGATTTTCGGTTAGTCTGA
- a CDS encoding TIGR00266 family protein, which produces MEHRIVGRPSYSMLELKLRPGEEVLAETGAMVYMKDVELKTEMKGGLLGGLKRSLLGGESFFVNRFVSRGEGVLGLAPTYQGDIIHIPLNGTILAQSGAFLASSDGIEVDTKWGGGRTFFAGEGLFLLKIEGTGDLFLSSFGSIEELQVDGHLRVDTGHIVAFEPTLDYKVSKVGGLKATVLSGEGLVVDFKGKGKVWIQTRSVADYVGWLASLLPSD; this is translated from the coding sequence ATGGAGCACAGAATAGTGGGAAGGCCGAGTTACAGCATGCTGGAGCTTAAGCTTAGGCCAGGAGAGGAGGTGCTTGCCGAAACCGGAGCAATGGTTTACATGAAGGACGTTGAGCTAAAAACGGAGATGAAGGGTGGACTTCTTGGTGGTTTAAAGAGGTCTCTGCTCGGTGGGGAGTCCTTTTTCGTCAACCGGTTCGTTTCCAGAGGGGAGGGCGTTCTCGGCCTCGCACCAACCTATCAAGGCGATATTATCCACATACCGCTGAACGGAACAATCTTAGCCCAGAGTGGGGCCTTTCTGGCTTCGAGCGATGGCATTGAGGTTGACACGAAGTGGGGAGGTGGCAGAACGTTCTTCGCCGGAGAGGGACTGTTTCTTCTTAAAATTGAGGGCACGGGTGACCTCTTCCTCTCCTCGTTCGGAAGCATCGAGGAGCTCCAGGTTGACGGCCACCTTAGGGTTGACACTGGCCACATCGTTGCTTTCGAGCCCACGCTCGATTACAAAGTGAGCAAGGTCGGTGGGCTTAAGGCCACGGTTCTCAGCGGTGAAGGGCTGGTTGTTGACTTCAAAGGAAAAGGGAAAGTTTGGATTCAGACGAGGTCAGTAGCTGACTACGTTGGCTGGCTGGCCTCGCTTCTGCCCTCAGACTAA
- a CDS encoding 4Fe-4S binding protein, with the protein MSYEILMARLGFPDSERLRRILEYLMNEEEAKVAAALPGTAEEVAEKLGMDAERVKEILENLFFKGVVFPKDFQKRDYWRFAKDLVQLHDATLASVHMKDPEYAKMWKEFGEKEAHAKMGQLLAMADFKVWRVVPAYGAIKDLPDVLPQENIVEMIKAQEKIAVVPCSCRNVTYLAGDGCKHTDEMSLWHCIQFGRGAEYVITRGSGREITADEAIEIIMKAEEDGLVHTWPNTGKIVDRRVTVNCNCCEDCCEFFLSAKYGNVPIESLLEKSRYLAYVDEDMCIACGVCEERCPFEAITLEDVAKVDEEKCFGCGVCVVGCEQEAIKLKAIRPPEHIPP; encoded by the coding sequence ATGAGCTACGAAATATTGATGGCAAGGTTGGGCTTTCCCGACTCGGAAAGGCTCAGGAGGATACTGGAGTATCTGATGAACGAGGAGGAGGCGAAAGTAGCTGCTGCACTGCCCGGAACTGCTGAAGAGGTTGCTGAGAAGCTTGGAATGGATGCGGAGAGAGTTAAGGAAATCCTTGAGAATCTCTTCTTCAAGGGCGTCGTCTTTCCAAAGGATTTCCAGAAGAGGGACTACTGGAGGTTTGCCAAGGATCTGGTTCAGCTTCACGATGCCACTCTCGCTTCTGTCCACATGAAAGACCCCGAGTATGCAAAAATGTGGAAGGAGTTCGGGGAAAAGGAGGCTCACGCCAAAATGGGGCAGCTGCTTGCAATGGCAGACTTCAAGGTCTGGAGAGTTGTTCCGGCTTACGGGGCGATAAAGGACCTGCCTGACGTGCTTCCGCAGGAGAACATCGTTGAGATGATAAAAGCTCAGGAGAAGATTGCAGTTGTGCCGTGCTCCTGCAGAAACGTCACATATCTTGCAGGGGATGGCTGCAAGCATACGGATGAGATGTCACTCTGGCACTGCATCCAGTTTGGTAGAGGGGCAGAGTACGTCATCACGAGAGGTTCGGGAAGGGAGATAACGGCAGATGAAGCAATAGAGATAATAATGAAGGCTGAGGAGGATGGTTTAGTGCATACATGGCCCAACACCGGCAAGATTGTTGACAGAAGGGTGACGGTTAACTGCAACTGCTGCGAGGACTGCTGTGAGTTCTTCCTCTCTGCAAAATACGGCAACGTTCCAATTGAAAGCCTGCTGGAGAAGAGCAGGTATCTTGCTTATGTGGACGAGGACATGTGCATAGCCTGCGGCGTTTGCGAGGAAAGGTGTCCCTTTGAAGCCATAACGCTCGAAGACGTTGCGAAGGTTGACGAGGAGAAGTGCTTCGGCTGCGGGGTCTGCGTTGTTGGATGCGAGCAGGAGGCGATTAAGCTTAAAGCCATTAGACCGCCCGAGCACATTCCTCCTTAA
- a CDS encoding isocitrate/isopropylmalate family dehydrogenase produces MKKIVVIPGDGIGKEVMEAAMLILEKLDLPFEYSYYDAGDEALEKYGKALPDETLEACRKSDAVLFGAAGETAADVIVRLRRELGTFANVRPAKAIEGIECLYPGLDIVVVRENTECLYMGFEFGFGDVTEAIRVITREASERIARYAFELAKREGRKKVTALHKANVMKKTCGLFRDVCREVAKDYPEIQYNDYYIDAACMYLVMDPFRFDVIVTTNMFGDIVSDLAAGLVGGLGLAPSANVGERTAIFEPVHGAAFDIAGKGIANPTAMILTACMMLRHFGYVEEAKKVEEAVEKTIKEGKKTPDLGGNLKTMEFANEVASLLD; encoded by the coding sequence TCTCGAGAAGCTCGACCTGCCCTTTGAATACAGCTACTACGATGCTGGAGATGAGGCTCTGGAGAAGTACGGAAAAGCTCTGCCTGATGAGACGCTGGAAGCTTGCAGGAAGAGCGATGCGGTGCTTTTCGGTGCCGCCGGGGAAACGGCGGCAGATGTCATAGTGAGGCTGAGAAGGGAGCTCGGAACCTTTGCCAACGTCAGGCCAGCGAAGGCAATTGAGGGCATTGAATGCCTCTATCCCGGCTTAGACATTGTTGTGGTGAGGGAAAACACAGAGTGCCTTTACATGGGCTTCGAGTTCGGCTTCGGGGACGTTACTGAAGCCATCAGAGTGATTACGAGAGAGGCTTCCGAGAGAATTGCGAGGTATGCTTTTGAGCTGGCTAAAAGGGAGGGCAGGAAGAAGGTTACAGCCCTGCACAAAGCCAATGTTATGAAGAAAACATGCGGGCTATTTAGGGATGTGTGCAGAGAAGTTGCGAAAGATTATCCCGAAATTCAGTACAATGACTACTACATCGATGCAGCTTGCATGTACCTCGTTATGGACCCCTTCCGCTTCGATGTAATCGTTACGACAAACATGTTTGGTGATATCGTCTCTGACTTAGCTGCAGGCCTCGTTGGAGGACTTGGTCTTGCCCCCTCAGCCAATGTTGGGGAGAGGACGGCCATTTTCGAGCCGGTACATGGTGCTGCCTTCGACATCGCTGGAAAGGGAATTGCAAATCCAACTGCCATGATTCTCACAGCCTGCATGATGCTCCGCCACTTCGGCTATGTTGAGGAGGCCAAGAAGGTTGAGGAAGCTGTTGAGAAGACCATTAAGGAGGGGAAGAAGACTCCGGATTTGGGAGGTAACCTCAAAACTATGGAGTTTGCCAACGAAGTTGCATCCCTTTTGGATTAG